From a region of the Dictyostelium discoideum AX4 chromosome 2 chromosome, whole genome shotgun sequence genome:
- the sigL-1 gene encoding EGF-like domain-containing protein: MKILKSLIIAFSIVGAVLSSNQCNEDYECGVGYPYAACNGGLNVYPGISMDGNDNLIIAGKFNSSQGGPFGTPKMFNIPTSGNGSNEISQRININGEIESGAGSFKLYSFYDYLPQSNYYYVLMNQGGSAPIFSLIDANNGGDKVKYVFNIFNTPFVPIFDDIEKSMIYGAYGIYKLNKLPTQRSDAQDATLIYQSQIVNGLAKDGNDLYMSTYDGKFLKGKADCSNCTKDQLIEIGSDTDASHLTDFLVEGDLIVFSHSNGITAYSKSANSNQAIKLITGENVISMVSKGGVIYYTTKDGIVKSIGIDGKNGKTIYTPTSNHQCQAAVGFQSIDGVCKGKTLWYNGIPTCTPLGEGGIPAQCFTSVDCGPTPYFTCNGTCGCVNNFSGLDCTHCDGNVEWLNGIPLCQIPQ; the protein is encoded by the coding sequence atgaaaattttaaaatcattaattattgcattttcaattgttggtgCAGTATTATCAAGTAATCAATGTAATGAAGATTATGAATGTGGTGTTGGATATCCATATGCAGCATGTAATGGTGGTTTAAATGTTTATCCAGGTATTAGTATGGATGggaatgataatttaattattgcaGGTAAATTTAATAGTTCACAAGGTGGTCCATTTGGTACACCAAAAATGTTTAATATTCCAACTTCAGGTAATGGAAGTAATGAAATTTCTCAAAGAATTAATATCAATGGTGAAATTGAAAGTGGTGCAGGATCATTCAAACTTTATTCATTCTATGATTATTTACCccaatcaaattattattatgtatTAATGAATCAAGGTGGATCAGCACCAATTTTCTCACTTATAGATGcaaataatggtggtgataaagttaaatatgttttcaatattttcaatacaCCATTCGTTCCAATttttgatgatattgaaaaatcaatgaTCTATGGTGCTTAtggtatttataaattaaataaattaccaacACAAAGAAGTGATGCTCAAGATGCAacattaatttatcaatcaCAAATTGTTAATGGTTTAGCAAAAGATGGTAATGATTTATATATGTCAACTTATGATGGTAAATTCTTAAAAGGTAAAGCTGATTGTTCAAATTGTACAAAAgatcaattgattgaaattGGTAGTGATACTGATGCAAGTCATTTAACTGATTTCTTAGTCGAGGGTGATTTAATTGTATTCTCTCATTCAAATGGTATAACTGCTTATTCAAAATCTGCTAACTCTAATCAAGCCATTAAATTAATCACTGGTGAAAATGTAATTTCAATGGTTTCAAAGGGTGGTGTCATTTATTATACAACTAAAGATGGTATtgttaaatcaattggtattgatggtaaaaatggtaaaactATTTATACACCAACTTCCAATCATCAATGTCAAGCTGCTGTTGGTTTCCAATCAATTGATGGTGTTTGTAAAGGTAAAACCTTATGGTATAATGGTATTCCAACTTGTACTCCATTAGGTGAAGGTGGTATCCCTGCTCAATGTTTCACAAGTGTTGATTGTGGTCCAACTCCATATTTCACTTGTAATGGTACTTGTGGATGTGTTAATAATTTCAGTGGTTTAGATTGTACTCATTGTGATGGTAATGTTGAATGGTTAAATGGTATCCCATTATGTCAAATTCcacaataa
- the psiG-1 gene encoding PA14 domain-containing protein, which produces MKIILTLLIILFSLNKNLNFVSSEVTKSRICSIFDQLPKLNSDFEPDYGDISVGMIKNVLEGDSPTLASNDPNFKPFVNGKLKNLNLFPTWFNKNHTQNVMLLKKLNLTLDKSSNIYSFVKDDFFPIDYQGWDVDESNRIYYGGRIFTAYHNFHYCLKINSVFFYQGTETFKFEGDDDVWVFIDKKLVLDLGGLHPARRGTVDLTKLGLQVNKTYSFDFFYCERHTPYSKMKIQTDIQAFCAWSDYCGVCQGDGSTCCNKDLDCDDDDPCTIDSCPLPNLPIPGGDKISKYCRHTNITCTQPSNNKCVITGCSKDTNGKCEVIGNLECADKSKYCMTLTGCDPKLGCQYKSNCIGPCLTGECNNGKCTSMDADYCSNELGEDPCKIYSCNAKNGGCMATPKCTSPSSSNPCVIPTCSADKGVCGTYTQNSTECNCNCKLNPCQKNNCDQSVNPPVCSPLPIDTIDDGNPCTIDICDKITGSVKHTPMECSGCTKCNNGKCIPIESNCDDGNLCTIDQCMNNGSCIHTPLSCNITNPCMDYTCNADIGCVGVPKICPNKGNCLIGYCDAGECKLKDRICDSPSFCQISQCSDVTGCIVFDKVCIPSNPKCETGVCINATSTEPGRCESVDFDPKPFVCKPAAIISTSVIVGVSVAAAVVAIAIVVASKKGYDAWAASNNNSLASLTSNPLYENPTGNGDNPMYQPNS; this is translated from the exons atgaaaataatattaacattattaataatattattttcattaaataaaaatttaaattttgttagTTCAGAAGTAACAAAAAGTCGTat ttgttcaatttttgatcaattaccaaaattaaatagtgATTTTGAACCAGATTATGGTGATATTTCAGTTGGAATGATAAAAAATGTATTGGAAGGTGATAGTCCAACATTAGCATCAAATGATCCaaattttaaaccatttgtaaatggtaaattaaaaaatttaaatttatttccaACATGGTTTAATAAAAACCATACACAAAATGTAAtgttattaaagaaattaaatttaacattggataaatcatcaaatatttattcatttgtAAAGGATGATTTCTTTCCAATTGATTATCAAGGTTGGGATGTTGATGAGAGTAATAGAATCTATTATGGTGGTAGAATTTTTACAGCCTATCATAACTTTCATTATTGTTTAAAGATTAATTCAGTATTCTTTTATCAAGGTActgaaacttttaaatttgaaggtgatgatgatgtttgGGTATTTATTGATAAGAAGTTGGTCTTGGATTTAGGTGGTTTACATCCTGCTAGAAGAGGTACTGTTGATTTGACAAAGTTGGGTTTACAAGTTAACAAAACCTATTcctttgatttcttttattgTGAAAGACATACACCCTATagtaaaatgaaaattcaaactGATATTCAAGCATTTTGTGCATGGTCTGATTATTGTGGTGTTTGTCAAGGTGATGGTTCAACATGTTGTAATAAAGACCTTGATTGTGATGACGATGATCCATGCACCATTGATAGTTGTCCATTACCAAATTTACCAATTCCAGGTGgtgataaaatttcaaaatattgtAGACATACCAATATCACTTGTACACaaccatcaaataataaatgtgtAATCACTGGTTGTTCAAAAGATACCAATGGTAAATGTGAAGTAATTGGTAATTTAGAATGTGCCGATAAATCTAAATATTGTATGACGCTAACTGGTTGTGATCCAAAACTTGGTTGtcaatataaatcaaattgtaTTGGTCCATGTTTAACTGGTGAatgtaataatggtaaatgtACCAGCATGGATGCTGATTATTGTTCCAATGAATTGGGTGAAGATCCATGTAAAATTTATAGTTGTAATGCAAAGAATGGTGGTTGTATGGCAACTCCAAAATGTACTTCCCCTTCCTCCTCCAATCCATGTGTTATTCCAACTTGCTCCGCTGATAAAGGTGTTTGTGGTACATACACTCAAAATAGTACAGaatgtaattgtaattgtaaattaaacCCATGTCAAAAGAATAACTGTGATCAAAGTGTAAATCCACCAGTTTGCTCCCCACTACCAATTGATACCATTGATGATGGTAATCCATGTACAATCGATATTTGTGATAAAATAACTGGTAGTGTTAAACATACTCCAATGGAATGTTCTGGTTGTACCAAATGTAATAATGGAAAATGTATTCCAATTGAATCCAAttgtgatgatggtaattTATGTACCATTGATCAATGTATGAACAATGGTAGTTGTATTCACACACCTCTATCATGTAATATCACCAATCCATGTATGGATTATACTTGTAATGCTGATATTGGCTGTGTTGGTGTACCAAAAATTTGTCCAAACAAAGGTAATTGTCTAATTGGTTATTGTGATGCTGGTGAatgtaaattaaaagatcgTATTTGTGACTCACCTTCATTTTGTCAAATTTCTCAATGTTCCGATGTGACTGGTTGTATTGTTTTCGATAAAGTTTGTATACCTTCAAATCCAAAATGTGAAACTGGTGTTTGTATAAATGCTACTTCAACTGAACCAGGAAGATGTGAATCGGTTGATTTTGATCCAAAACCTTTTGTTTGTAAACCCGCTGCAATCATATCAACCTCTGTTATTGTTGGTGTTTCAGTCGCTGCTGCTGTAGTTGCCATTGCTATTGTAGTTGCTTCTAAAAAAGGTTATGATGCATGGGCtgcttcaaataataattctctTGCATCTTTAACTTCAAATCCTTTATATGAAAATCCAACTGGAAATGGTGATAATCCAATGTATCAACcaaattcttaa